The genomic interval ATCGCCGAGCGGGCGCAGGTCGCCCCGGCCACCGTGTACAACCTGATCGGACCGCGCGACAAGATCTGGGAGGCGCTCGCCGTCGGGTTCATGGACGAACTCGAGCACCGTCTGGCGGCGCTGGAAGCAGGCGACCCGCGGGAGGTCGTCAAGTCGACCGTCCTGCTGTTCGTGGGCGATCCGGTCGTCTCGCGTCGCATGGTGCGTGAGTGGGAGGACAGCGGCCTCGTACTCGTCCGCAGCCCGCTCACCCAGCTCCGCCGGGCGATGGCGGAGGCACGGACGCGGGGTCTCCTGCGTGCGGACATCGACACCGACGCGCTGGCCGCCGGTGTCGCGACAGCGTGCGTGGGCGCGCTGCACCAGTGGGTCGCCGCACTGATCGACGACGACCGGTTCCTCGCGCGTGCGCTGTTC from Streptomyces albireticuli carries:
- a CDS encoding TetR/AcrR family transcriptional regulator, coding for MQTVEGGLREQHKARRRTRILDATRELLRESPESVISTERIAERAQVAPATVYNLIGPRDKIWEALAVGFMDELEHRLAALEAGDPREVVKSTVLLFVGDPVVSRRMVREWEDSGLVLVRSPLTQLRRAMAEARTRGLLRADIDTDALAAGVATACVGALHQWVAALIDDDRFLARALFALDVALAAVAADPHRDELLAPLRTRGAG